One Micromonas commoda chromosome 7, complete sequence genomic window carries:
- a CDS encoding glycoside hydrolase family 47 protein (candidate a-mannosidase): MRAIVIPAVDAKMTVPSWKDDQTARARAAADVRAMFHHAYDNYMTHAFPHDELKPLSRTWTDSLGELGNLDMKHLPEDYEGVALTLIDATSTLAVLGNRTEFARNVRWMERNLDFDIDVRVNAFECNIRVLAGLLSAHVIALGDGGRAGEGAARKRPSWFGKGRGSGPSAPSFDALDLGERLLKAFDTKTGMPYAWVNLRHGVRPGETNETNVAAVGSFILEFGLLSRLTGDGRFERAARGAIRSMWSIRGDRDLLGNTLDVQRGTWVVRSGGIGAGCDSFFEYLIKAYVMFGDDEYYRMFSDAYVAVMRYYHDDGWYHEAHLNTGVATHVQATSLQAFWPGMQTLIGDLEAARATHARFGSVWDKYGVFPERFMYREQHLHPTEKHYPLRPEHAESTAMLYMATRDDSFRTVGARLHADITRHTRVPGGHASVRDVSTKALEDHQHSFFLAETCKYLYLLFDDSFMDGRNLVFSTEGHPLPVLAWQNQEDKEDSGDASKSSWVSDGKSRYNGGGEVFDAEEEDVIGKDSDCHVLDLKESHRCVDDGDCGVDAQTCSPRKCSEHKFCFTAP; the protein is encoded by the exons ATGAGGGCGATCGTCAtacccgcggtggacgccaagATGAC ggtgccgtcgtggAAGGATGACCAaaccgctcgagctcgcgcggccgcggacgtTCGCGCCATGTTCCACCACGCGTACGACAACTACATGACCCACGCTTTTCCACACGACGAGCTCAAACCCCTGAGCCGCACGTGGACCGATtccctcggcgagcttggcAACCTCGACATGAAGCACCTGCCGGAGGACTACGAGGGCGTGGCGCTGACGCTCATCGACGCCACCTCGACGCTCGCCGTGTTGGGCAACAGGACCGAGTTTGCGCGCAACGTGCGATGGATGGAGCGTAACCTGGACTTCGACATCGATGTAAGGGTCAACGCGTTCGAGTGTAACATACGAGTCCTCGCGGGACTGCTCTCGGCGCacgtcatcgcgctcggcgacggggggcgagccggggagggcgccgcgaggaaaCGGCCATCGTGGTTCGGCAAGGGCAGGGGATCGGGACCTTCGGCGCCTTCGTTCGAC GCGCTGGATCTGGGTGAGCGGCTGCTCAAGGCTTTTGACACGAAAACCGGGATGCCGTACGCGTGGGTCAACCTCAGGCACGGCGTGCGACCCGGAGAGACCAACGAGACGAACGTGGCGGCGGTTGGTTCTTTCATACTCGAGTTTGGGTTGCTGTCGAGGTTGACCGGCGACGGTcggttcgagcgcgcggcgcgaggggcgataCGTTCGATGTGGTCTATCCGCGGCGACAGGGATCTGCTCGGAAATACGCTGGACGTGCAGCGCGGGACGTGGGTGGTTCGCAGCGgcgggatcggcgcgggATGCGACTCGTTCTTCGAGTACCTCATCAAGGCGTACGTCATgttcggggacgacgagtacTATCGGATGTTTTCGGACGCGTACGTGGCGGTCATGAGATACTACCACGACGACGGTTGGTACCACGAGGCGCACCTGAACACGGGAGTGGCGACGCACGTGCAGGCCACCAGCCTTCAGGCGTTCTGGCCGGGAATGCAGACCCTCATCGGGGACTTGGAGGCTGCTCGGGCGACGCACGCTAGATTCGGATCAGTTTGGGACAAATACGGCGTGTTTCCCGAGCGGTTCATGTACCGCGAGCAGCACCTGCATCCCACGGAGAAGCACTATCCGCTCAGGCCGGAACACGCCGAGTCGACTGCGATGCTGTACATGGCCACCAGGGACGACTCATTCAGAACGGTGGGCGCTAGGCTCCACGCGGACATCACGCGACATACCAGGGTTCCAGGCGGTCACGCATCCGTGCGTGACGTGTCCACCAAGGCTTTAGAGGACCATCAGCACAGCTTCTTCCTGGCGGAGACGTGCAAGTACCTGTACCTGCTGTTCGACGACTCGTTCATGGATGGGAGAAACTTGGTGTTCTCCACCGAGGGACATCCCTTGCCGGTGCTTGCGTGGCAGAACCAGGAGGATAAGGAAGATTCCGGTGATGCGTCGAAGAGTTCGTGGGTGAGTGACGGCAAGAGCAGGTACAACGGTGGCGGTGAGGTGTTTGACGCGGAAGAGGAAGACGTCATC GGCAAGGACAGCGACTGCCACGTCCTGGACCTGAAGGAGTCCCACCGctgcgtcgacgacggcgactgcGGCGTGGACGCTCAGACGTGTTCGCCTCGGAAGTGCTCCGAGCACAAATTCTGCTTTACAGCACCTTAG
- a CDS encoding predicted protein: MIALTSTSARITVARPVAAKKTANASAVRCGAFSSDDVSVSLPTSQRRAVLLAGLASTTALFFDAQRANAARPTPVCDPTADGAECRANLLQGDESNLDGYEAKSARKIELAKTSTNPDLTNYQKETLALVGEMEEVLGLDIYDMTREKRISQLKKDSNVWAGKYAPGGSAKTASGRAFYNAVNQVSGHFNANGIAPLPASRLEVVTANMVKTRELIDQGR, encoded by the coding sequence ATGATTGCTCTTACCTCCACCTCTGCTCGCATCACCGTTGCGCGcccggtcgcggcgaagaagactgcgaacgcctccgccgtgcGATGCGGTGCCTTCTCCTCCGATGATGTTTCGGTCTCGCTCCCCACctcccagcgccgcgcggtgctcctcgcgggcctcgcgtccaccaccgcgctcTTCTTCGATGCGCAGCGTGCCAATGCCGCGCGCCCGACTCCCGTGTGCGAccccaccgccgacggcgccgagtgCAGGGCGAACCTCCTCCAAGGCGACGAGTCCAACCTCGACGGCTACGAGGCCAAATCGGCGAGGAAGATCGAACTCGCCAAGACCTCGACCAACCCGGACCTCACCAACTATCAGAAGGAGACTCTCGCTCTCGTGggcgagatggaggaggtgCTGGGCCTGGATATCTACGACATGACCCGGGAGAAGCGGATCAGCCAGCTGAAAAAGGACAGCAACGTGTGGGCAGGGAAGTACGCTCCGGGCGGGTCGGCAAAGACCGCCTCCGGCAGGGCATTTTACAACGCCGTCAACCAGGTCAGCGGGCACTTTAACGCGAACGGGATCGCACCTCTGCCCGCGTCCCGATTGGAGGTGGTGACCGCGAACATGGTCAAGACCCGCGAGCTCATCGATCAGGGTCGATAA
- a CDS encoding predicted protein yields MSTLTTATSAFVTGRRVTSGARATTATRLVRPAPPRGPLRVEAMGFGDRKKKVPKVDESMGGAVGGAVLGGLLLGPFGAIIGGNMGANFGAGKKAARMEDEALRKQGISKEMVQMVTEVAQSLANAEDALKTAKESLKFELEDTLSLEAEANELYNMASAAVQSGDDDTARKHLTERKRVEAKMEDAKRRAAEAKGRVQRVEQSVESLASQAKKLESVLKENMANAAELNAREAAAKFQDAMAPSVTELELDDPLERKFRELEGR; encoded by the coding sequence ATGTCGACGCTCACGACCGCGACATCCGCGTTCGTCACGGGTCGACGTGTGACctccggcgctcgcgcgacgaccgcgaccaGGCTcgttcgccccgcgccgccgcgcggaccctTACGCGTGGAGGCCATGGGTTTTGGCGATAGGAAGAAGAAGGTTCCAAAGGTCGACGAATCAATGGGGGGTGCCGTGGGGGGTgcggtcctcggcggcctcctGCTCGGTCCATTCGGGGCGATCATCGGCGGGAATATGGGCGCAAACTTCGGCGCGGGTAAGAAGGCTGCGCGCATGGAAGACGAGGCGCTCCGCAAGCAGGGCATTAGCAAAGAGATGGTCCAGATGGTCACGGAGGTGGCGCAGTCGCTGGCCAACGCGGAGGATGCCTTGAAGACAGCCAAGGAGTCCCTCAAGTTTGAGCTCGAGGATACACTGAGCCTCGAAGCGGAGGCGAACGAACTTTACAACatggcatccgccgcggttcagtccggagacgacgacaccgccaGGAAACACCTCACCGAGCGGAAGCGCGTGGAAGCGAAGATGGAGGATGCCAAGCGacgagccgccgaggccaaaGGGAGAGTGCAGAGGGTAGAACAGAGCGTGGAATCCCTGGCGTCGCAGGCAAAGAAGCTGGAGAGCGTTTTAAAGGAGAACatggccaacgcggcggagctcaacgcgagggaggcggcggccaagttCCAGGACGCTATGGCGCCTTCTGTGACCGAACTCGAGCTGGACGACCCGCTGGAGAGGAAGTTCCGGGAGCTGGAGGGCCGGTGA
- a CDS encoding predicted protein yields the protein MTIPASAARVVSPARRDVRALRSRAGSRATFSKQARVNNEIVARAFSIVEPATKVSFPKTFNPHGGDTMQCIGAGVREKKIAIINVKVYGVAMYVDAAKCKEELANGGSLLTGSFDKALLVQLVRDVDGKTFWEALDEAVGPRIRRIATDMATAEDEDGNFMASVAEAAEVAEEKAMDECEEIKGLFQGRKLRKDDKVLIWWSPNKGKFEIGVVGGMPLELTSQQLAQAVFDVYCGDDPVSPSAFQSFVAGAAAL from the coding sequence ATGACGAttcccgcgtccgccgcgcgcgtcgtctccccggcgcgccgcgacgtccgcgctctccgcTCCCGTGCCGGTTCCCGCGCGACATTTTCAAAGCAGGCCAGGGTCAACAacgagatcgtcgcgcgggcgttcAGCATCGTGGAGCCCGCCACGAAGGTGTCGTTCCCGAAGACTTTCAAtccccacggcggcgacacgaTGCAgtgcatcggcgccggcgtgagGGAGAAGAAAATCGCCATCATCAACGTCAAAGTGTACGGCGTCGCCATGTACGTCGACGCTGCCAAATgcaaggaggagctcgcgaacggcgggtcTCTCCTCACCGGCTCCTTCGATAAGGCGCTGCTCGTGCAGCTCGTGCGAGACGTCGACGGGAAGACGTTCTGGGAggccctcgacgaggcggtgggcCCCAGGATCAGGCGCATCGCCACGGACATGGCGAccgccgaggatgaggacggcAACTTCATGGCGTCAGTCGCAGAGGCGGCTGAAGTCGCAGAGGAGAAGGCGATGGACGAGTGCGAAGAAATCAAGGGGCTGTTCCAGGGCCGCAAGCTCCGCAAGGACGACAAGGTGCTCATCTGGTGGTCGCCGAACAAGGGCAAGTTCGAGATTGGAGTCGTGGGAGGTATGCCGCTGGAGCTCACGTCCCAACAACTCGCTCAGGCGGTGTTCGATGTGTactgcggcgacgacccggtcTCGCCATCCGCCTTCCAGtccttcgtcgccggcgcggcggccctTTGA
- a CDS encoding predicted protein: MRVVATVFIAAALVAGRAEASRGLSESMKPKPKPEPSPMCETCEEFVTMGEAYLNDPATLNAITDKVNEVCETYAGTKHEAMCESLLEMYVQKAIDVINTDFTPDVLCADAKLCPEEEAPKEEEAPNDGETRAATEPLEVPASLREVIERGSAVDAPAPPPSTDCLKCEFGVESLHAAITSNATVQSLLNEAEKACEKYAAAFDMSATCEAAIETYGPELVNAAGKYIEDAHKVCSELGMCTPPSETVTEADSKKTRRRERMKKLKARAMAVAGLKLKNIALI, encoded by the exons ATGCGTGTCGTGGCCACCgtgttcatcgccgccgcgctcgtcgcgggccgCGCGGAAGCGTCGCGCGGCCTGAGCGAGAGCATGaagcccaagcccaagcccgAGCCGAGCCCGATGTGCGAAACCTGCGAGGAGTTCGTCACCATGGGCGAGGCGTACCTGAACGATCCGGCGACCCTGAACGCCATCACGGACAAGGTGAACGAGGTCTGCGAGACTTACGCGGGCACGAAGCATGAGGCCATG TGCGAGAGCCTTCTCGAGATGTACGTCCAGAAGGCCATCGACGTCATCAACACCGACTTCACCCCCGACGTGCtctgcgccgacgcgaagctGTGCCCCGAAGAAGAGGCGCCCAAAGAGGAAGAGGCGCCAAACGACGGCGAGACCCGGGCCGCGACCGAGCCGCTCGAGGTTCCCGCGTCGCTCCGTGAGGTCATCGAGCGCGGATCCGCGGTGGatgcacccgcgccgccgccctcgacggacTGTCTCAAGTGCGAGTTCGGCGTCGAGtccctccacgccgccaTCACCAGTAACGCCACGGTGCAGAGCCTCCTGAACGAAGCCGAGAAGGCGTGCGAgaagtacgccgccgccttcgacaTGTCCGCCACGTGCGAGGCCGCCATCGAAACGTACGGCCCCGAGCTGGTGAATGCCGCGGGCAAGTACATCGAGGATGCCCACAAGGTCTGCTCCGAGCTCGGCATGTGCACGCCACCCTCGGAGACGGTGACGGAGGCAGACTCGAAGAaaacgaggcgacgcgagagGATGAAGAAGCTCAAAgcccgcgcgatggccgtcgccggcctcAAGCTGAAGAACATCGCGTTGATTTGA
- a CDS encoding predicted protein: MEKAAKAGEAKGDTAAAERPGVKRRRVATQGAGPNDAGNGGDDSPVCPPHPGFMFDICIRCGKKKEKGDGDAGGTRGGDSGSTAVRYIHQGLEMSNAELEKAKREEKRRILLSGRLVLVLDLDHTLLNSARFSELSQEEHYAMHRIIAAADCEANGGSKEEVQQAAAAIQPVEDPVAAESAEEKEDGADVDGEKGEEEAGGKERARDGPFPGTDPPLRHLNCLRHMAMFTKLRPHAHAFLRAASQLCTMYIYTMGDRNYAREMAKLLDPTGELFNGRVIGSGDSTSQYKKDLDIVLGAEPTVLITDDTDRVWPKNLANLIRIDRYHFFKQSAAGFRQPGRSVMERQWRDEGDNGDRAQLRDVLAVIAAAHRRFFEGTAAANTADDAIAEMDASMLRSASATEGGDIRQTNHKPVSDEEASTKLESRDVRRLLTVPEDGPLANVRVVFSRVVAQSEPRPERHPLWLLATALGAEVLNAVDDGKGATHVVAHAGTGDGDGRRTDKVKWAAKTPGASAVSADWLAKCADEWARVDESRYSLLGPDDGGKVRDEPVVDTGGEDADVTGSPPGSPGYSA; this comes from the coding sequence ATGGAGAAGGCTGCGAAGGCGGGCGAAGCCAAGGGagacaccgcggcggcggagaggccTGGGGTGAAACGACGCAGAGTCGCGACTCAAGGGGCGGGtccgaacgacgcggggaaCGGTGGGGACGATTCTCCCGTCTGTCCTCCGCACCCGGGGTTCATGTTTGACATCTGCATCCGTTGCGGCAAGAAGAAAGagaagggcgacggcgacgccggcgggacgcgggggggAGACTCGGGGAGCACTGCGGTGAGATACATCCACCAGGGACTGGAGATGAGCAACGCCGAGCTGGAGAAGGCGAAGCGAGAGGAGAAACGCAGGATACTTCTGAGCGGGAGGCTCGTCCTGGTGCTCGACCTGGATCACACGCTGCTGAACAGCGCCAGGTTCTCCGAGCTGTCGCAGGAGGAGCACTACGCGATGCACCggatcatcgccgccgcggactgcGAGGCGAACGGGGGAAGCAAAGAGGAAGTGCAAcaggcggctgcggcgatcCAGCCGGTCGAAGATCCCGTagcggcggagagcgccgagGAAAAGGAGGACGGGGCGGACGTGGATGGAGAAAaaggggaggaggaggcgggcgggAAGGAGAGGGCACGAGACGGGCCGTTCCCCGGTACGGACCCACCCCTGCGTCACCTCAACTGCCTGCGTCACATGGCCATGTTCACCAAGCTCCGgccgcacgcgcacgcgttcCTCAGGGCCGCGAGCCAGCTGTGCACCATGTACATATACACCATGGGCGACAGAAACTACGCGAGGGAGATGGCCAAGCTCCTGGATCCAACCGGCGAGCTGTTCAACGGACGCGTCATCGGAAGCGGCGACAGCACGAGCCAGTACAAGAAGGACCTCGACATTGTGCTGGGCGCGGAGCCAACCGTTTTGATCACCGACGACACGGACAGGGTGTGGCCGAAAAATCTTGCCAACCTGATCCGCATCGATCGCTATCACTTCTTCAAGCAGTCAGCGGCGGGCTTCAGACAACCCGGTCGATCGGTGATGGAACGCCAGTGGCGCGATGAGGGAGATAACGGCGATCGGGCTCAGCTCAgagacgtcctcgccgtcatAGCCGCCGCGCATCGGAGATTCTTTgagggcaccgccgcggcaaacaccgcggatgacgccatcgcggagatggacgctTCGATGCTTcgatcggcgagcgcgacggagggtGGCGATATTCGGCAAACTAACCACAAGCCGGTatcggacgaggaggcgtccACCAAACTTGAGTCCAGGGACGTGCGTAGGCTTCTCACCGTCCCGGAAGACGGTCCTCTGGCTAACGTTCGCGTCGTGttctcccgcgtcgtcgcgcagtCAGAGCCGAGGCCGGAGCGTCACCCCCTGTGGttgctcgccaccgcgctcggggcggAGGTTCTCaacgccgtggacgacggaAAAGGGGCGACGCACGTCGTGGCGCACGCGGGTACCGgggacggagacggacgaAGGACGGACAAGGTGAAATGGGCGGCTAAGACCCCGggcgccagcgcggtgagcgcggatTGGCTCGCCAAGTGCGCCGACGAGTGGGCGAGGGTGGACGAGTCGCGGTACTCTCTGCTGGgtcccgacgacggcggcaagGTGCGCGATGAGCCGGTGGTGGACACGGGCGGCGAAGATGCAGACGTCACCGGTTCTCCCCCGGGGTCTCCAGGGTACAGCGCGTGA